A segment of the Pelecanus crispus isolate bPelCri1 chromosome Z, bPelCri1.pri, whole genome shotgun sequence genome:
TTTGAAAATTTGGCCCGCAGCTTCCTAGCCTAGAAGTGAGAAACAGCCAGCTGAGCTACACCACCGCTTCAGCCCGGGAGCCCCACAAGATATTAAAGCACCAATTCTGgattttacatttcttcccCATATTTCGGGGAATATTGACGGCACCGGTTTGCCAGCCCTGAGGATTGCGACCCACCAAAGTCCTTCCTTCTGTCCGCTCCGTGCCCACAACCCTTGGCCAACTGAGAGGGGCTGGCAGCCGTGCCGCGGTTTTGGGGCACTCACCTTCTTGTACTTGTGGGGGAAGGTGAACCTCTCGATGGTGTTCTGGACAGCTCCCCGGCTCACGCTGCCCAGCCtgtcctccagctgcagcagctcctgcggtgcaggaacagcagcaaagcacCATCAGCATTGCTCCCGGGGCATGAggtcccaccaccccaccccacctgCTGGGCACCAAGGCTCTCTCCTGCCCTTTCCTTGGTGGAAATGTCCATCAAACCCAAATCAGCCATGCTTTAATGATCAGTCTGAGCCCTGGCTCTTGGGCTAGTAACTAAGGGCTCTAGGCGAAGAGCTGGATATccaatatttcagaaattaggGTGGAAGCTGAGCTCCATTTGACAGGCTGGGAAACCAAACCCCATAGAACTGAAGCACTTGGTTCACAGACATGAAAGCAAGCCAGAGTCAACCCGAGCCAGACCCAGGCACACTGGCATAAACCATCTTTTACCAAACCCCCTTAACCCCTTTGCCTCCCAGTTATTACTAAAATTGCTGCAAGACTCAATGCCACTGCCACACCACAAAACAGTCTTTGAAGGTTATGCCAGAGCTTGCATAGATTCCCAGCACTTAAAAATTTAATAATTCCAGTCCTCAAGACACATACTTCATAGCTCTCCCGCACAGCGGACGTGTGCCTGCTTGGGTTCAGTCCCTGAAGAGCAAGTAACTGAAGCTGAGGATAAGGGTAATTTCTGATTTCGTGAACCACCTGTGAGAAgtgagggagaaaaatgaagccACCTGTACTTGCACATAGAAATCCCTTGTGTACCCTGATTTAAATCTGGtgctttaaaaattcaaaaagaaagagcagaccAACACCTTCCCCAGTGGAAGCCTTTTAATAACcaaaaaatgaggttttattAAATAGATCTCCTATAAATGATAACTAAGAACATGCATGTCTTCTGAATAAACTGTTCTAATAACTTCTGTCACATCTATAACATTGCAGTTCCAGACTCTCAGCATGGATTAGCTCAAAAagagatttgattttatttgtttataaatgGGTGGATTTCTCTTCATCCAAGCTTTGATTTTTTAAGCCTTGCTGTAGTACGCAGGTGTCAGGGTCCGACTATGGGCATGAGGGAAAAACACTCTTGTGGGATTTCTGAGGATGTTTTAAGGTTTAGCAgtgctgagcactgctcagctcCAAATGCAGCATCCTGCTAGGAGAAGGGCCAGCAAATGACCCCAGTCAGCCCATCTCCTCATCAAATTCCATCTCCACCTGTGCAACAGGTCATGCAAAACCTTTATAGACATAGAGAGCAATGACATGAGGAGAGATGGTCCTGGGGGCTGACCCCAGGGAAGGGAGTCATCTACTGCTAATGCAGGGAGCCCTGGGAGCCCATAATTTGTTCCAGTATTAATAATAGTCTTAGTAATAACTGCTGAGTCTCTCACATCCTTGCCCAGGTTTTGCAGACCAGCTTGTGAGCGTGGTGCTTCACGCGACGGACCAAATTTTTCCAGAGCAGctgagcttttctttcctttctctaatCCAGAGTGCAATGATGCAACGTTATCCTTTCAGACACTCCCTCCCACGGCCGGAGATAAGTGGGATTCACAGAAGACAGGTGATAGAAAGATAGCAGCCTTTATTTTGACTGCCTTCTGGCAGACAATGCATAAAACATTTCTCGGTAAAAGCATTTCACTTACCATCTGTGTCGAGGATGTGCTTCTGGGGAAATGGTGCATCCGAGGTGTAGCTAAGTAATGCTGATAGGGCTGGGGGACCGGCCGGACCTGGAACTGGGCATGAGTCAGTCCTGCATCGACGCTGAGGTCCCTGTGGGCATGAACGTGAAGCTTTGACTGCACGGTTTTATTGCATGGCTTACAGCAAGTCAGATCGTGCTCATGGGGCAGCTTCCACTGGTGGGCTctgggctgctgtggctgcctAAACTTGGGGTGATGCTACTGCTTGGAAGGGAGTTTCCTCCAATTTGGGCAATCACCCATCAGGCCAGTACGAAGGAGTAAGGGGGTGTTTTCATGCCATTTAGCATTTGTGTTAGCTGGGGTCAAGAGCTGCACAGCAGCCTGCTAATTTCAGAGCAAGAGCATTTTGGTGGCTCCAATAGATCCCCAGGCTCAGGAACTCAACCTGGCCAGAGCAGGTCCTCCCTGTGCCGCCTTTGCTGCAAACAATTACATTTTGCCTTGAATATTTTGCAGGAATGCAGCTAAATGCCTCGGGACATACACCGATGAGCCATTCTGGGTAGTTGTTAGGAGCCAGCTAGGCACCATCTGGGGGCTTTTTGATGTGCCTGTGCTCTCCTTGGAGGTCTCCCAGCCCAGGCCACAGGAGGACCTAGGAAAACGGGACACTGCACCTCAGGCAAAACCCAGCTTCAAGGAACCATAGAACTGCTGTTTGtgcagaaaatataaaagtttTAAGAAATTTCTGAATGAGACTGCTGTAGGAAATGGTGTCACATGACCAGTGGGCCAACGCCAACGAAGCAGGACATCCCTCGTGGTCCCACTCGCCTGCACGCAGCCTGGCCTGGGCAAGCAAAGTGGGATCTTCACCCAGGCTGGGGCTCAGCTTGGTGAGTTTGGGCACTTTGTCTCTCCAGAAAAACAACCTGGCTCAAACCCAGGACTTAACATGACCAAGATCTCAGcaaacaccgcagctctgcccAATCCAAGCACTCAGACAAAAATTGCAAACCCCATCCCCACGCTGCGTCCAGGGGATGGGAGGAGACCTAATTCAGCATCTCCATCTATAATCCAATTAGCTGATCCCTCATCTCTTCAGCCAAAGAGTCTTTCAGCAAATAAGTGCTTTGAACATCATTCATTTTATCACAATTACAAAAGCCTGCACTCTAATAACCATTGTCTTCACATTTGCCAAAGCTAAGCTAATTAGAGCACAGGGGTGTCTTCCCGTTTTATCCTCGaacttctcttcccctccacaGAGGACAGCGGCACCGAGTGCCACGGCTTGTTAGGAGCAACCCAGACGTGTCCTCCAGCAGCTGTGAAACTGTTCGCCCAACAGCAGATAATGGACATGAGGGGACAGTAAATGCAGAAATCCTTTACCTAGAAGAGCCTGTgcaccaggcagcagctccagtgCTCTAGTACCCCCTAATAAGACACCCCGCACCAAGCTGAAGCAAAGAGAGGGACTATCTTTGCTGGCCCTGTGCTAGCCATGTGCTAGACAGACGAAACCTGGCAGAGGATAAAACACAGCAAGCAACTGGCAGGAACACAACCAGGGTGAGAATCCACAGGACTGGGTATTTTCCAGCTCTTGTGTCACAGTCTTGGATATTTATCCAATTGCTGCAGACTGTTCCCAGGTGGATGGAAGGCTTGACTGCAAATCAGGAGGTTTTGAGTCcattcccagccctgccactggCCTGATGCATGACCTtgactgttttctctctgccttcccaTATTCCCTGTCTACAAAATGGATGCAATAATCCACAGAGCGCTTTGAGACCAAGGACCGAAGAGATCTCTCAAAGATGAGCAGCCATTATTGACTTGCACAAGTAATTGCAGCAACAGCACTGCTGAACTGTTTGTGCACTGGTGCATCTAGATCCTTAAAATCAGATACTGAGGCTCCTGAAGTAATCCTGTGGGTCTACAGAAGAGCCCAAAGCAGAATACTGCATGGAATGGTGTTTTCTCAGGATTTGCAGGTGAATAAGCAGAGCACATTagctgaagaaaaccaaaaccagccatCACCTTCTAGCCTGTGCTACACAGACAACTGTACAGCATCCTGATGCTCGGATCGAGGTTCAAGAGCTATGGTGCCTGTGGTACACGGGCTGCCAACAACCAAAAAGCGAAAGATCAGGACCCAGATAACAGGTTGGATGGTCGTCACTAAGTGCGGATGCAGAAGATGATTTAAGGAACCAAATGGGAGCTTATTTCTTCTTCACCAGAAGATTCTAATTGAGGTTGGGCTGTCCGAGATGACTGATCACCTTCAGATCTTCTTTCCATCCCCATTTCCCGCGACAGTGCCTACCACCCACCGCCTCCGAGCGAGCGCCGCTGCTGCTCATGCAGTGGTAACACATTAGAGGAAAGTTTTTATATCTGTCACTGGGCAAAACTGTACATGTGCCCCAAGGGGAAGTGAGTCACccaaatatatacacacagtgTATGATTTCCGTCATCCCCATTCCTTAGGTTTTATAAGGCTATGGAGCAACACAGCggggaaaaggagggaggaggaggggaacgTAAAGCGGCGCTTTATCAGATCCTTCTAATGATTATAATTAAACACTCTATGCcaaaagagaggcagaaagaatTGCTCTATCCAGATGGTACGTGAACCGTTTTGCAAACTGATCTGAACAATGTCATCCCGGCCAAATTCAGCTCACAGTGGTGCCAGTAATGGGAACACCTGAGAAGAAAATGGCAGAAGGATCTGGCCATATTTTAGGTTGTATATTATTACCCCGGAGGGGCAAAAAAGCCACCCTGTGTTAAAAGGACTCTCCATTTGCAGAGCGAAGCACTCGGATGTTAGGAAATGCCATAATTAAGATTTCCTGTGACATTTTATTTCGGTCCCCTTGTGCATATACATTGCGATTGTCTCTAATTATGTGTTCACATGctattttttccattcagtGCACAGAATGGACTTTGCTCAGCTAACAAGCAGCCACACAGaagtatgtttttattttcttattcttccAAGTAGGGCCCCATACATTATTAACTATGCAAGAGCTCAAAActtgctctgaaaacaaaacgATCAATTCCCTGCTCGGTTTTTCCAGGGTATCGAATACTGCAGTGGGAGAATGATTAACAACTATTAATTCATTCACACCACCCTGAGGGGCAGCGTAGCACCGTGCTCCCTAACTTCGACCACAGAAAAAGCTGTGGCCACTGTTTTTTGAGTGCCTGGTGGACAGCAGAAGATCTAGTTCAGGCAGAGACATTggtctacaggaaaaaaaaccctggctgtgccctgcagcaggaaaagTCCCTGGAGGAAGATTAACACTTGGCTGCACTCTAATTCCATGGATGGAGAGTTGTGGGCAATATCGATGCCTTGATGTTATCATATACATGCATAAAGGCTTTAGCATACACTCACGGCCCTCCCGGAGACGAGTTTTCCCATTGCGCACTCCCCACATTGTATCTGTTGAGCTGCACCATTAGCTTTCACGAGAGCATTGATCCACGATGACATCCACCAACACTTGCAACCACCCCAGGACTTTTTAAATACCTCATTCAACATGCAAGTGAAATGTGGGAGACTTACCAGTCTGTGCCTTCGGCTAAATACCTGGGCTGGGGCCCCATGGGTTGTGGAGTTTGCAGTTGGTGGCTGAAGTCAAAGCTGGGGTGTAGACGGTGAGGCTGAACAGACATGCGCTCTTGAGCCCGcctgtggggaggaggagaccAGCAAGAGAATTAGCCACGCGGCGGGCACGGCTCATGAATGGCTCCTGCTCCGAGCCCGTGTCAATAAATTGGGGGAAAACTCAAACTGTTGGGTTTGTGAATATGTGTCCAAGAGAAAAGAGTCCAGGCAGGTGTCAGGGATGATGGGAAGAGAAACCCAGAGCTGTGTCTTCTACTCGTGGTCACCACAGACATAACGCAAACCTCTACCCTCACCCCCTGTGGCATCCACATACAGTCAGTTTACAAGAGATGCTATTTGGCAGCaacatggagagaaaaagaggaaaccGAACTTCTTCCTTAGCAGTTTTGTGCCATTtgcactattttctttttctccactgTCAGCCCCATAAACAACACGCAAGACAAAACTCGTCCCTGGTTCAGCCGTTATCCATCATCGTAAAGAAGCTGCAGGTTGTCTCGCCTCCCCATGCAGTGCATAAACTCCTGGGGAACCTCATTCATAACAGGATTACTCAGGAgtaactgaaagcagaatttactCTCGCTGGCCTTTGCCAACATTTCTCTGGATGATGGACAGGCCAGGCTGGgatccagctccttctcccccagctctggtgcctttgcaggcagggaaagaaaagtggTAGAAAATATAGCAAGGTTTTTCTAGGGATTTGAGTCTCTTCTCGTGATTGTTGCTTATTTGAACTGCTCAGGGGAAGAGCATCTGCTGCTTGATCAGTGTCCACATTTGGAGAGAGACAAGGTGGATGCAGGAGGAGGATTTGCATTACAGACAGACTCGCGCCCCTTGCTCCCTGCCAAGTCCCTGCTTACCGATGGAGCAAGTGCAAAGCAAAGCTATGGGAAAACACTAGAACAAATGGAACAGGGAACAGCTAGATAAAAAATTTTTCATGCAGCCACAGCTCAGAGGCTTCACTTTTGAAGGCACAACCCAGATTTCCATTACTGGGACCTCATGCCCCACACCTGTAAGGTTCCTGACACCCTCCTCCGATGCAGCTGTGCTTTCAGAAACAGGCTGTGGGACCAGGCAAGAGGTTCCTGCCCTTTTCCACACCACAACCCACTTGCAGATGTAACACTGACAAGCATTTACCAAACCAGCTTCTGCGTGGAATTGTGCTCTGTGCTTTTATTTGAATTCAGCTTATGACTAAGAGATAAACACTTGTATCATCAGTGCCTCAGCCTCACATATATTTGCTACCCAATTATTAACTAATCATTAAATCCACCTAAAATCCAGcttatgcaaaacaaaacaagaagagaagaaCACAcaattttcagacagaaagggtatggaaagaaagtgttttctgtctgtAGCATTCTTTCCAAATGAAGCGTAATCGCGAAGACTCATCCTCTGATTCTTGATCCATGGGTACAACCCGCAAATAGCTTCCATATGTTTCCAAAAAAAGCACTCCTCTCCTACATGCTATCTAAACCCCTCTCTCAAGAAACACAATCAGGACAAGGCCAGACATCCATTTCCACCTCTGCTGAGTTACAGTAATTCTCTCTGCAGTCGTCAGCCCAGTCTGAATTTAGGCTGCTTTCCATGATTGACTGTGCTGCAGGTCAACAGCATCATTCCCTCATAGATCTGGGAAGCCTACCTAGACCCAGAGGAGCAAGATCTTCATGTGCAAAACCTGACGGGACAGGTGGATACGATCTCTTACATGGTTTTGAAACAGCAGCTATGAGGAGGTAGCTTGTGCATGCAATCTATTGCTCTCTCTGCCATGCAGGACAGGTTCACTGCAACACCAAGGTGGTACCACAATGATTCTCCTACAAGTGACAGTAGTAGGTGACCTTGGGACATGCTAGATGAGCACAGTATGGATCCCCATGGGAAAGGTACAGCTGCAGGTGCAACCTGCCCTGCAGCTTCCCTTCTGGTGGATGCATTTTAGGGGTACACAGATGAACTTGTGAAGAAAACCCAACTAGCACGTATCACCGGGGCTTTGCAGAAGCCACTTTGCTCAAGTGAGGCTGATGTAGCTTCTCAGCATCCTTCAGGAAGAGTAAGACCCCCTTACCTGGGATGGGGCATGAGCCGGCGGTGCTGTGCCtcgaggagctgctgctggaggaggtaTTGCTGGTGAAGCGCCTGAGGTAGGAAGGAGGGTCCGGCCACGTCCTggaagggcagggctggcaccgGCGCCAGGGGCTGGTGCAGGGGGCCGCTGTGCTGGTGCGCGGGGGCCATGTGGGGGGTCAGCCCCGGCTGGGGCTGCACCGCGTGAGGCAGGGTGAAGTCGGCGGAGAGCTGAGGCTGGGGACCCAGGTGGAAGTGCCGGCAGGAGGTAGCATGGGGATGCTGAGACCTTTGAAAAGGAGCACCTGGAAGAGAAGAGCATGGCCGTCAcgggggccggcggcagccAGGGGACCCCAGCCTGGTGGTTGCCCATCCAAGGCAAGAATTCAGCAAAGAGCTGTTCCTCTCCTCTGCCAAAAGggttaaaaaagagagagcaggTCAGTTAACGTTGATTACAtggaaaaatgttgattttgaCTAATagtttttctcctccaaaaaACATTGGAACCAAAGCATGGGTTTGGGTTCAAAGTGAGGTTTTGGCTCCAAATTGAAGTGTATAATGATGAAAACTGCTTCAGCTTGTTGTGGTTTGCCTGTCttaaagagaaaaggaacaaaaattttaatagggcctgtagcgataggacaagggataacggttttaaactaaaagaggatagattcagactagacataaggaagaaattttttacaatgagggtggtgaagcactggcacaggttgcccagagaggtgggagatggcccatccctggaaacatcccaggccaggctggacggggctctgagcaccctgatccagctgaagatgtccctgctcatggcagggggttggactggatgaccttcaAAGGTCCTTTCAAACCCtaatcattctgtgattctatgaaaaagcctcaacattttagaaaaggaaaaaaaaaaacccatctgttttctaaaatacGTTTTCATGGGTTATGAGCTCACCGAAGTTTTCAAAGCTTGCTGACTTTCCATGCAATTCAAGGTATTTCTTTGCCTGTCTAAAAATGTCTCATAGGCAAGGAAATAATCTCTGCCCTAAGAAACTGTCTCTCGCTGACTGCAGGACGTGAATGAGACACCTTCCACCTCTGAGAGCCGGGATTAAGACCGTGCATCTTTGCTGAGACCCTTCAATAGCTCATCCTCGTGAGCTGCATGCAGGGAGAGAGCAGCTGCAGGAAATACAACATGGACTGCTATGAGACCAGCCATGAAACTGATGGGaatgaggaagaaatgaggTGTGAAAGATATCCGTAGAGGAGGcttttttcaaaacatctgGCGCTGGCTTGCACCTCCCTCAAGATCCTTGCTTGGATGGGCCCTTAGCCCAATCCGGCACGTTAATTCCTACCTTCCCGGAGCATTTACAGGCACCACGGCAAAACTTTTGGCTCTTAAACTAAGGAGAGAGGCAGCTCAGAGGTGAAGGATGAGACTCGAGTGAGGCTATTAGACGTGCCTTTTTGCTCAGGATCAGCCCCAGGGTAGGACACCTACCCTTTCACACAGTCTTTCGAACACCTTATCTTCCTAaaaactcctcttttttttttttttttttttttttttttttttaatccaggaACAACAGCACCAAGAGACACTGAGTGCCATCCCATGACACAGGCCAGACATGCCCATGATGCCTTCTTCACCCAGATCCCTTCTGCTCACATCTCCCTTCTGCCGGCATGCCGGGCCAGGCCATCACAGCAGCTCAGGGAGCCCCAAACACTCTCTGTTCCCGTCCGTGTGgaaacacaaaacacacaaagcaaGCCAGGTGCCGGCAAGAGAAACAATAGGAGAGGACCTAACAGAAACgaatgttttgcaaaattgtGCATAAGTAATCACACACAGCATCTCTTAAATACAAACTAATCCTCCGTAGTGCCCCTCTGAGAGAGGCAGTGGGTAGCAAATGCAtgtgccaccagcagcagaacTTCTTAAGGTGATAGTTTCTCATGCTGTCAGATAACGGCATGATTCAACTACGCTATTAATTAAGACCAGAGGAGGTGGGATCAGACCCACTGCTCCC
Coding sequences within it:
- the ARK2C gene encoding E3 ubiquitin-protein ligase ARK2C — translated: MVLVHVGYLVLPVFGSVRNRGAPFQRSQHPHATSCRHFHLGPQPQLSADFTLPHAVQPQPGLTPHMAPAHQHSGPLHQPLAPVPALPFQDVAGPSFLPQALHQQYLLQQQLLEAQHRRLMPHPRRAQERMSVQPHRLHPSFDFSHQLQTPQPMGPQPRYLAEGTDWDLSVDAGLTHAQFQVRPVPQPYQHYLATPRMHHFPRSTSSTQMVVHEIRNYPYPQLQLLALQGLNPSRHTSAVRESYEELLQLEDRLGSVSRGAVQNTIERFTFPHKYKKRRPQEGKAEQEDGEESDTDEKCTICLSMLEDGEDVRRLPCMHLFHQVCVDQWLATSKKCPICRVDIETQLGSDS